A region from the Variovorax sp. RKNM96 genome encodes:
- a CDS encoding urease subunit gamma: protein MELTPREKDKLLIFTAALLAERRKARGLKLNYPEAIALISAAVMEGARDGKSVAELMSDGRSVLTRADVMEGIAEMIPDIQVEATFPDGTKLVTVHQPIV, encoded by the coding sequence ATGGAACTGACCCCGCGCGAAAAAGACAAGCTGCTGATCTTCACCGCGGCGCTGCTGGCCGAACGCCGCAAGGCCCGCGGCCTGAAGCTCAACTACCCCGAAGCCATCGCCCTGATCTCCGCCGCCGTCATGGAAGGCGCCCGCGACGGCAAGAGCGTCGCCGAACTCATGAGCGACGGGCGCTCGGTGCTGACCCGCGCCGACGTGATGGAAGGCATCGCCGAGATGATCCCGGACATCCAGGTCGAAGCCACCTTTCCGGACGGCACCAAGCTGGTCACCGTCCACCAACCCATCGTCTGA
- a CDS encoding HupE/UreJ family protein — translation MRQSTSKTLALLALLLPLAASAHTGVDGGLHHGFTTGFLHPLTGADHLAAMVAVGFWSALAARRAWPDLLWAPLAFAGMLLVGALMGLGGVQLPAVEPMIAASLLVLGLLVVTRIHLPAAVAMAVVGVFAVFHGVAHGYELASEEGAALTLAGMVCATVLLHLAGIALGWALRHANAWLPRVAGAAVVALGATLLAQAI, via the coding sequence ATGCGCCAAAGCACTTCCAAGACCCTCGCCCTGCTCGCCCTCCTGCTGCCGCTCGCGGCCAGCGCCCACACCGGCGTCGATGGCGGCCTGCACCACGGTTTCACGACCGGTTTCCTGCACCCGCTGACCGGCGCGGATCACCTCGCGGCCATGGTCGCGGTCGGTTTCTGGAGCGCCTTGGCCGCGCGCCGCGCCTGGCCTGACCTGCTGTGGGCGCCGCTCGCCTTCGCCGGCATGCTGCTCGTGGGCGCGCTGATGGGCCTGGGCGGCGTTCAACTGCCGGCCGTCGAACCGATGATCGCGGCCTCGCTGCTGGTGCTGGGCCTGCTGGTGGTCACGCGCATTCATCTGCCGGCGGCTGTTGCGATGGCGGTGGTCGGCGTGTTCGCCGTCTTCCACGGCGTGGCCCACGGCTACGAACTCGCGAGCGAAGAAGGCGCGGCGCTCACGCTGGCCGGCATGGTCTGCGCGACGGTGCTGCTGCACCTCGCAGGCATCGCCCTCGGCTGGGCCTTGCGCCATGCCAATGCCTGGCTGCCGCGCGTGGCCGGTGCCGCTGTCGTCGCACTTGGCGCGACGCTGCTGGCACAGGCGATCTGA
- a CDS encoding urease subunit beta, with product MTPGELLTDNGDHTLNPGRRTLTLVVQNTADRPIQVGSHYHFAETNGALGFDREAARGMRLNIASGAAVRFEPGQQRTVELVDFSGDRIVYGFRGLVQGKL from the coding sequence ATGACCCCCGGCGAACTCCTCACCGACAACGGCGACCACACGCTCAACCCCGGCCGCCGCACCCTCACGCTGGTGGTGCAGAACACCGCCGACCGGCCGATCCAGGTCGGCTCGCACTATCACTTCGCCGAGACCAACGGCGCCCTCGGCTTCGACCGCGAAGCCGCACGCGGCATGCGGCTGAACATCGCCTCCGGTGCCGCGGTGCGCTTCGAGCCCGGTCAGCAGCGCACGGTAGAACTGGTTGACTTCTCGGGCGATCGCATCGTCTACGGCTTTCGCGGCCTGGTTCAAGGAAAGCTCTAA
- the ureC gene encoding urease subunit alpha produces the protein MATIGRRAYAEIFGPTVGDRVRLADTELLIEVEADYTLRAGGYGEEVKFGGGKTIRDGMAQSQRTRAQGAVDTVLTNALILDHWGIVKADIGLKDGRIAAIGKAGNPDVQPGVDIVIGPGTEIISCEGNIVTAGGIDSHIHFICPQQIEEALSSGVTTMLGGGTGPATGTFATTATPGPWHIERMLQAADAFPMNLGFLGKGNASLPAALHEQIEAGVIGLKLHEDWGTTPAAISNCLDVADATDTQVAIHSDTLNESGFVENTIAAVGGRAICAFHTEGAGGGHAPDILRVVGEANFLPSSTNPTMPYTVNTLDEHVDMLMVCHHLDAGIAEDLAFAESRIRKETIAAEDVLHDLGAISMFSSDSQAMGRVGEVIIRTWQTAHKMKVQRGTLPEDSERNDNFRAKRYVAKYTINPAIAHGIAHEVGSLEVGKWADIVIWKPAFFGVKPFTILKGGTIAMAAMGDPSASIPTPQPVHFRPMFGAYGGSLAKSSLTFVSQAGLASGIKERYGLSKNLSAVKNIRNVRKKDLIHNGYAPKMEIDAQTYAVRADGHLLTCEPAKLLPMAQRYFLF, from the coding sequence ATGGCCACCATCGGGCGACGCGCCTATGCAGAAATCTTTGGCCCCACCGTGGGCGACCGGGTCCGCCTCGCAGACACCGAACTGCTGATCGAAGTCGAGGCCGACTACACGCTGCGCGCCGGCGGCTACGGCGAAGAGGTGAAGTTCGGCGGCGGCAAGACCATCCGCGACGGCATGGCGCAATCGCAGCGCACCCGCGCACAAGGCGCTGTCGACACCGTGCTCACCAACGCGCTCATCCTCGACCACTGGGGCATCGTGAAAGCCGACATCGGCCTGAAGGACGGCCGCATCGCCGCCATCGGCAAGGCCGGCAACCCCGACGTGCAGCCGGGCGTGGACATCGTCATCGGCCCCGGCACCGAGATCATCAGCTGCGAAGGCAACATCGTCACCGCGGGCGGCATCGACAGCCACATCCACTTCATCTGCCCGCAGCAGATCGAGGAGGCGCTGTCTTCCGGCGTGACCACCATGCTCGGCGGCGGCACCGGCCCTGCCACCGGCACCTTCGCGACCACGGCCACGCCCGGCCCCTGGCACATCGAGCGCATGCTGCAGGCGGCCGATGCGTTCCCGATGAACCTGGGCTTCCTCGGCAAGGGCAATGCGAGCCTGCCGGCTGCGCTGCACGAGCAGATCGAGGCCGGCGTCATCGGCCTCAAGCTGCATGAAGACTGGGGCACCACGCCCGCGGCGATCAGCAATTGCCTCGACGTGGCCGACGCCACCGACACGCAGGTGGCGATCCACAGCGACACGCTCAACGAATCGGGCTTTGTCGAGAACACCATCGCGGCCGTGGGCGGCCGCGCCATCTGCGCCTTCCACACCGAAGGCGCGGGCGGCGGCCATGCACCGGACATCCTGCGCGTGGTGGGCGAGGCCAACTTCCTGCCCTCCTCCACCAACCCCACGATGCCCTACACCGTGAACACGCTCGACGAGCACGTCGACATGCTCATGGTGTGCCACCACCTCGATGCCGGCATCGCCGAAGACCTGGCCTTCGCCGAGTCGCGCATCCGCAAGGAAACCATCGCCGCCGAAGACGTGCTGCACGACCTGGGCGCGATCAGCATGTTCAGCTCCGACAGCCAGGCCATGGGCCGCGTCGGCGAGGTGATCATCCGCACCTGGCAGACCGCGCACAAGATGAAGGTGCAGCGCGGCACGCTGCCCGAGGACAGCGAGCGCAACGACAACTTCCGCGCCAAGCGCTACGTCGCCAAGTACACGATCAACCCGGCGATCGCGCACGGCATCGCGCACGAGGTCGGCTCGCTCGAAGTCGGCAAGTGGGCCGACATCGTGATCTGGAAGCCCGCCTTCTTCGGCGTGAAGCCCTTCACCATCCTCAAGGGCGGCACGATCGCGATGGCGGCGATGGGCGATCCGAGCGCGTCGATTCCCACGCCGCAGCCGGTGCATTTCCGCCCGATGTTCGGCGCGTACGGCGGCTCGCTCGCGAAGAGCTCGCTGACCTTCGTCTCGCAGGCCGGGCTGGCCTCGGGCATCAAGGAGCGCTACGGCCTCAGCAAGAACCTCAGCGCGGTGAAGAACATCCGCAACGTGCGCAAGAAAGACCTGATCCACAACGGCTATGCGCCGAAGATGGAAATCGATGCGCAGACCTACGCGGTGCGCGCCGATGGGCACCTGCTGACCTGCGAGCCGGCGAAGCTGCTGCCGATGGCGCAGCGGTATTTCCTGTTCTGA
- the ureE gene encoding urease accessory protein UreE: MLTANKLMPQGRGLAPVLLKRAATIELDWDVRQKSRFDATDSQGRQIGIFLPRGTAVRGGDVLVAEDGSLIRVIAAPQPVLRITHCTAHGTPFDLTRAAYHLGNRHVPIELKPDHLKIEPDHVLADMLRSMHLIVVAVEEAFEPEGGAYGSHEHGHGSHDHHGHDHDHGHSHGASKGPKPLVLAPELLDDHADHPHGHDHGHHGHSH; this comes from the coding sequence ATGCTCACCGCCAACAAACTCATGCCGCAGGGCCGGGGCCTCGCGCCCGTGCTGCTCAAGCGCGCCGCCACCATCGAGCTCGACTGGGACGTCCGTCAAAAAAGCCGCTTCGACGCCACCGACTCGCAAGGCCGGCAGATCGGCATCTTCCTGCCGCGCGGCACCGCGGTGCGCGGCGGCGACGTGCTGGTGGCCGAAGACGGCTCGCTGATCCGCGTCATCGCGGCGCCGCAGCCGGTGCTTCGCATCACGCACTGCACGGCCCACGGCACGCCGTTCGACCTGACGCGCGCGGCCTACCACCTCGGCAACCGGCATGTGCCGATCGAGCTCAAGCCCGATCACCTCAAGATAGAACCCGACCATGTGCTGGCCGACATGCTGCGCTCGATGCACCTGATCGTCGTCGCGGTGGAAGAAGCCTTCGAGCCCGAGGGCGGCGCCTATGGTTCGCACGAGCACGGCCACGGCAGTCATGACCATCACGGCCATGACCACGACCACGGTCATTCGCATGGCGCCAGCAAAGGCCCGAAGCCGCTCGTGCTCGCGCCGGAACTGCTCGACGACCATGCCGACCATCCGCACGGTCACGACCACGGTCACCACGGCCACTCCCACTGA
- a CDS encoding urease accessory UreF family protein produces the protein MPDPAGTPSAHSLLQLIWLASPALPVGGFSYSEGVEAAVEWAGVDSETKATEWLADQLHLSFARGDLALVAQAIPAWRANDAARIRQLNAWVLATRESAEFFLQTEQMGRSFVEWLKLHHADTAEVFKDLPASYPVAFAFALSRTGATVHDGCLAFAFGWAENMVAAAVKAVPLGQSAGQRILARLANEIPAAVDRAMKLGNDERQAFAPLLAVLSARHETQYSRLFRS, from the coding sequence ATGCCCGACCCGGCCGGCACCCCCAGCGCCCACAGTCTCCTGCAGCTCATCTGGCTGGCCTCCCCGGCCTTGCCCGTGGGCGGCTTCTCGTACTCCGAAGGCGTCGAGGCGGCGGTGGAGTGGGCCGGTGTCGATTCCGAAACCAAGGCCACCGAATGGCTCGCCGACCAGTTGCACCTGAGCTTCGCGCGCGGCGACCTCGCGCTGGTCGCGCAGGCCATCCCGGCCTGGCGTGCGAACGACGCGGCGCGCATCCGCCAGCTCAACGCATGGGTCCTCGCCACCCGCGAATCGGCCGAATTCTTCCTGCAGACCGAGCAGATGGGCCGCTCCTTCGTCGAGTGGCTCAAGCTGCACCATGCAGACACGGCCGAGGTCTTCAAGGACCTGCCCGCGAGCTACCCCGTGGCCTTCGCCTTCGCGCTCAGCCGCACCGGCGCCACGGTGCACGACGGTTGCCTGGCCTTCGCCTTCGGCTGGGCCGAGAACATGGTGGCCGCCGCCGTCAAGGCCGTGCCGCTCGGCCAGAGCGCAGGCCAGCGCATCCTCGCGCGCCTTGCGAACGAAATCCCCGCGGCCGTCGACCGTGCGATGAAGCTGGGCAACGACGAGCGCCAGGCCTTTGCGCCCCTTCTGGCCGTGCTGTCGGCCCGCCATGAAACACAATATTCCCGCCTCTTTCGAAGCTGA
- the ureG gene encoding urease accessory protein UreG — MTSALHHIPHRTKRLPPLRVGIGGPVGSGKTTLLEMLCKAMRDKYDLVAITNDIYTKEDQRLLTVAGALPAERIMGVETGGCPHTAIREDASINLEAIDRMLEDFPDADVVFVESGGDNLAATFSPELSDLTIYVIDVAAGEKIPRKGGPGITKSDLFVINKIDLAPYVGASLEVMEQDTQRMRRQRPYVMTNLKTHTGVAEVVAFIEQRGMLTEG; from the coding sequence ATGACCTCCGCCTTGCACCACATCCCCCACCGCACCAAGAGACTGCCCCCGCTGCGCGTGGGCATCGGCGGCCCCGTCGGCTCCGGCAAGACCACGCTGCTCGAAATGCTCTGCAAGGCGATGCGCGACAAGTACGACCTCGTCGCGATCACCAACGACATCTACACCAAGGAAGACCAGCGCCTGCTCACCGTGGCCGGCGCGCTGCCCGCCGAACGCATCATGGGCGTGGAAACCGGCGGCTGCCCGCACACCGCGATCCGCGAAGACGCATCGATCAACCTCGAGGCCATCGACCGCATGCTCGAGGACTTTCCGGATGCCGACGTGGTGTTCGTCGAATCCGGCGGCGACAACCTCGCGGCCACCTTCAGCCCCGAGCTGTCGGACCTCACGATCTACGTGATCGACGTGGCGGCCGGCGAGAAGATCCCGCGCAAGGGCGGCCCCGGCATCACCAAGAGCGACCTCTTCGTGATCAACAAGATCGACCTGGCGCCCTACGTGGGCGCAAGCCTCGAAGTGATGGAGCAGGACACGCAGCGCATGCGCCGCCAGCGGCCTTACGTGATGACGAACCTCAAGACCCACACGGGCGTGGCCGAGGTGGTGGCCTTCATCGAGCAGCGCGGCATGCTCACCGAAGGCTGA
- a CDS encoding ATP-binding protein, protein MYSGNLGLVIAVGILFGLAAVVAMMGSLMIANMRASARARDAAELARNDARQKMLASSVQDLRPLLDGTPDVAGIRFDIQLPSEAVHIFAIQAELCELLAKVAAHAASVMAAGATLQVSARVERGHAVVHWRDLDADDVRPPLARFFDALDAASQASARVCERIASNHGGRIYSAPHADGALGLTLRLPLHGYAAAR, encoded by the coding sequence ATGTACTCAGGCAACCTCGGCCTCGTCATCGCGGTGGGCATTCTCTTCGGCCTGGCCGCCGTGGTCGCGATGATGGGCTCGCTGATGATCGCGAACATGCGGGCCAGTGCAAGGGCTCGCGATGCGGCGGAACTGGCGAGAAACGATGCGCGGCAGAAGATGCTGGCGAGCAGCGTGCAGGACCTGCGGCCGTTGCTCGACGGAACGCCGGACGTTGCAGGCATTCGCTTCGACATCCAGCTTCCGTCCGAAGCCGTGCACATCTTCGCCATCCAGGCGGAGCTGTGCGAACTGCTGGCCAAGGTCGCGGCGCACGCGGCGAGCGTGATGGCGGCCGGTGCGACGCTGCAGGTTTCCGCGCGCGTGGAACGCGGGCATGCCGTCGTGCATTGGCGCGATCTCGATGCAGACGATGTGCGGCCACCGCTCGCGCGCTTCTTCGATGCACTCGATGCCGCTTCGCAGGCCAGCGCACGGGTGTGCGAGCGCATCGCCAGCAATCACGGCGGCCGCATCTACTCGGCGCCGCATGCCGATGGCGCACTGGGCCTGACGCTGCGGCTGCCGTTGCACGGGTACGCCGCGGCACGCTGA
- a CDS encoding porin — MKKSLTALAALAVTGLASAQSSVTLFGVIDAGVSYQSATSRDPVTGASSKQSQWSLANSGYNSSRIGFRGTEDLGGGLAASFWLEAPISNDDGATGIANFNRRSTVSLSGGFGELRLGRDYTATFWNDTVFDPFGTNGSGSSAIYSVSSSAGLANSNYVRASNMIGYFLPPNLGGFYGQVQYSLNENTKTSATDTTAETSSSAGRYVGGRFGYANGPLDIALAVGQNVAVDTTSLTRKVQTINLGASYDFGPVKLFGELSNVKNKFDLAVGNSHDSYNGYLIGASMPVGAGLIRASYSTVRYNEGAVGITGEDPRVNKFAIGYVHNLSKRTALYATIARVNNRNDAAYTGSLAAAATTGYGSTGVGYTGLPRSSTGYDFGIRHAF; from the coding sequence ATGAAGAAATCCCTCACGGCACTCGCCGCGCTGGCCGTCACCGGCCTGGCCTCTGCCCAATCGTCCGTCACCCTGTTCGGCGTCATCGATGCCGGCGTGAGCTACCAGAGCGCCACGTCGCGCGACCCGGTCACAGGTGCGAGCAGCAAGCAGAGCCAATGGAGTCTTGCCAACTCCGGCTACAACTCCAGCCGCATCGGCTTTCGCGGCACCGAAGACCTGGGCGGTGGCCTGGCCGCCAGCTTCTGGCTCGAAGCGCCGATCAGCAACGACGACGGCGCGACCGGCATCGCCAACTTCAACCGCCGCTCCACCGTCAGCCTCTCCGGTGGCTTCGGTGAACTGCGGCTGGGCCGCGACTACACGGCCACCTTCTGGAACGACACGGTGTTCGATCCGTTCGGCACCAACGGCTCGGGCTCCAGCGCGATCTATTCGGTGAGCAGCAGCGCGGGCCTTGCCAACTCGAACTACGTGCGCGCGAGCAACATGATCGGCTACTTCCTGCCGCCGAACCTCGGTGGTTTCTACGGCCAGGTCCAGTACAGCCTGAACGAGAACACCAAGACCAGCGCCACGGACACGACCGCCGAGACCAGCAGCAGCGCGGGCCGCTACGTCGGTGGCCGCTTCGGCTACGCGAACGGGCCGCTCGACATCGCATTGGCGGTGGGCCAGAACGTCGCGGTCGACACCACCTCGCTCACGCGCAAGGTGCAGACCATCAACCTCGGTGCGTCGTACGACTTCGGCCCGGTCAAGCTGTTCGGCGAGCTCTCGAACGTGAAGAACAAGTTCGACTTGGCCGTCGGCAACAGCCACGACAGCTACAACGGCTACCTCATCGGCGCGAGCATGCCGGTGGGCGCCGGCCTGATCCGCGCGTCGTACTCCACGGTGCGCTACAACGAAGGCGCCGTCGGCATCACCGGCGAAGACCCGCGCGTCAACAAGTTCGCGATCGGCTATGTGCACAACCTCTCCAAGCGCACCGCGCTGTACGCCACCATCGCGCGCGTGAACAACCGCAACGACGCCGCCTACACCGGCAGCCTGGCCGCCGCGGCCACCACGGGCTACGGCAGCACGGGCGTGGGCTACACGGGCCTGCCGCGTTCGTCGACGGGCTACGACTTCGGCATTCGCCACGCGTTCTGA
- a CDS encoding nuclease-related domain-containing protein: MTIVLQSTVAASLGIQQLANAFTPAFSHLRILRNLIIPMPSGCAVPTARIDAVIVCETGVYLFEIKAWRNAFVYRKKSDEAPPRWFLRLNGCKRAREVKDPAWQGGRKTTQLRSLLPDDLRLQYFVLLPCEGVELEGVMPAAVITQQDLPYIARLVRNNGRTARTYPLLDAHAVERTVQRLLDIQGDLSMETHLQNCRERSEQQISMQWPAMNAMGLQ; the protein is encoded by the coding sequence ATGACCATTGTTTTGCAAAGCACCGTCGCCGCATCGCTGGGCATTCAGCAGTTGGCGAATGCATTCACCCCCGCCTTCTCCCACCTGCGCATTCTTCGCAACCTCATCATCCCGATGCCTTCGGGATGCGCGGTTCCCACGGCGCGCATCGACGCCGTCATCGTGTGCGAGACCGGTGTCTACCTGTTCGAGATCAAGGCATGGCGCAACGCCTTCGTCTACAGGAAGAAATCCGACGAAGCCCCGCCGCGCTGGTTTCTCCGACTCAACGGATGCAAGCGCGCACGCGAAGTGAAAGACCCCGCATGGCAAGGCGGCCGCAAGACCACGCAGCTGCGCAGCCTGTTGCCCGATGACCTGCGCCTGCAGTACTTCGTGCTCCTGCCCTGCGAAGGCGTGGAGCTCGAAGGCGTCATGCCCGCCGCCGTCATCACGCAGCAGGACCTGCCCTACATCGCGCGGCTCGTGCGCAACAACGGACGCACCGCGCGCACCTATCCGCTGCTCGACGCCCACGCCGTCGAACGCACCGTGCAGCGGCTGCTCGACATCCAGGGCGACCTTTCCATGGAAACGCATCTGCAGAACTGCCGGGAAAGAAGTGAGCAGCAGATCTCCATGCAATGGCCCGCCATGAACGCGATGGGCCTGCAGTAA
- the bamA gene encoding outer membrane protein assembly factor BamA — protein MHLPKFLAAIAALFISMAAVPAWAATPFTVRDIRLEGLQRVEPGTVFSTLGIKAGDDYSDERGSAAIRALFELGLFKDVRIDVDGNVLVVIVEERPTVADVDFVGTKEFEKAALQKALREIGLAEGRPYDKALADRAEQELKRQYVSRSLYNAEVVTTVTPIERNRVNLTFTVVEGESAHIKSVRVIGNKAFGESTLLDLFDQDSGGWLAWYTKSNQYSRSKLAADQETLRSYYLTRGFLEFRIDSTQVAISPDRQSLDLTINITEGEKFAVAGVRLEGNYLGREDEFKTLVTVRPGAPYNGEDVAATTKAFTDYFGTFGYAFARVKAEPDIDRTNHRVTMVLKAEPARRVYVRRLNIGGNARTRDEVIRREFRQFEGAWYDGNKIKLSRDRVDRLGYFTEVNVETTEVPGSNDQIDLTVNVAEKPTGSLQLGAGYSSTDKISLTFGITQENVFGSGNYLGLQVNTSSYNRSISLTATDPYFTKDGISRTINVFHTTTRPYYEADGNYKLASDGGSVRFGLPVGELDTVFLGIGVERYSFTPGTNGAYTLVDGSYVYTGTPQAYLDYFKCTGTAPSVVCTGSNVVGIPATVGWSRDDRDSALVPTTGRLQRANLEVGVGSALRYLKTDYQYQQYFALSKQYTLAINGQLGYAKALGGSTFPIFKNFYAGGLGSIRGFEQNSLGPVDAVTGGSLGGTRKAIFNMEFSTPFPGAGNDRSLRLYTFLDAGNVFADRTTSMTDAQWKAQNRIRASAGLGISWISPLGPLRLAYAVPLAYQKADTANGIAADRTQRFQFQIGTSF, from the coding sequence ATGCATCTCCCCAAGTTCCTTGCAGCCATCGCTGCACTGTTCATCTCGATGGCCGCCGTTCCCGCATGGGCCGCCACGCCGTTCACCGTTCGCGACATCCGGCTCGAAGGCCTGCAACGCGTCGAGCCCGGCACCGTCTTCTCGACCCTCGGCATCAAGGCCGGTGACGACTACAGCGACGAGCGCGGCAGCGCGGCCATTCGCGCGCTGTTCGAGCTGGGCCTGTTCAAGGACGTGCGCATCGACGTCGACGGCAATGTGCTCGTCGTCATCGTGGAAGAACGCCCCACCGTCGCCGATGTCGACTTCGTCGGCACCAAGGAATTCGAGAAGGCCGCGCTCCAGAAGGCCTTGCGCGAGATCGGCCTCGCCGAAGGCCGCCCCTACGACAAGGCACTGGCCGATCGCGCCGAGCAGGAGCTCAAGCGCCAGTACGTGAGCCGCAGCCTCTACAACGCCGAGGTCGTCACCACCGTCACGCCGATCGAGCGCAACCGCGTCAACCTCACGTTCACCGTCGTCGAGGGCGAGTCGGCGCACATCAAGAGCGTGCGCGTGATCGGCAACAAGGCCTTCGGCGAGAGCACGCTGCTCGACCTGTTCGACCAGGACAGCGGCGGCTGGCTGGCCTGGTACACCAAGTCGAACCAGTACTCGCGCAGCAAGCTCGCCGCCGACCAGGAAACGCTGCGCTCCTACTACCTCACGCGCGGCTTCCTGGAGTTCCGCATCGACTCCACGCAGGTCGCCATCTCGCCGGACCGGCAGTCGCTCGACCTCACGATCAACATCACCGAGGGGGAGAAGTTCGCGGTGGCCGGCGTGCGGCTCGAAGGCAACTACCTCGGCCGCGAAGACGAGTTCAAGACCCTCGTGACGGTGCGCCCCGGCGCGCCCTACAACGGCGAGGACGTGGCCGCCACCACCAAGGCCTTCACCGACTACTTTGGCACCTTCGGCTATGCGTTCGCGCGCGTGAAGGCCGAACCCGACATCGACCGCACCAACCACCGCGTCACGATGGTGCTGAAGGCCGAGCCCGCGCGGCGCGTGTACGTGCGGCGCCTGAACATCGGCGGCAACGCGCGCACGCGCGACGAGGTGATCCGCCGCGAGTTCCGGCAGTTCGAAGGCGCCTGGTACGACGGCAACAAGATCAAGCTCTCGCGCGACCGCGTCGACCGCCTGGGCTACTTCACCGAAGTGAACGTCGAGACCACCGAGGTGCCCGGCAGCAACGACCAGATCGACCTCACCGTCAACGTGGCCGAGAAGCCCACCGGCTCGCTGCAGCTGGGCGCGGGCTACTCGTCGACCGACAAGATCTCGCTCACCTTCGGCATCACGCAGGAAAACGTGTTCGGCTCGGGCAACTACCTCGGGCTGCAAGTCAACACCAGTTCGTACAACCGTTCGATCTCGCTCACCGCCACCGATCCGTACTTCACGAAGGACGGCATCTCGCGCACGATCAACGTCTTCCACACCACCACGCGGCCCTACTACGAGGCCGACGGCAACTACAAGCTCGCGAGCGACGGCGGCTCGGTGCGTTTCGGGCTGCCGGTGGGCGAGCTGGACACGGTGTTCCTGGGCATCGGCGTGGAGCGCTATTCGTTCACGCCCGGCACCAACGGCGCGTACACGCTGGTCGACGGCTCCTACGTCTACACCGGCACGCCGCAGGCCTACCTGGACTACTTCAAGTGCACGGGCACCGCGCCCAGCGTGGTGTGCACCGGCAGCAATGTGGTGGGCATTCCCGCGACGGTGGGGTGGTCCCGCGACGACCGCGACAGCGCGCTGGTGCCGACCACCGGCCGGCTGCAGCGCGCGAACCTCGAAGTGGGCGTGGGCAGCGCGCTGCGCTACCTGAAGACCGACTACCAGTACCAGCAGTACTTCGCGCTCTCCAAGCAGTACACGCTGGCCATCAACGGCCAGCTCGGCTATGCGAAGGCATTGGGCGGCAGCACCTTCCCGATCTTCAAGAACTTCTATGCGGGCGGGCTCGGTTCGATCCGGGGCTTCGAGCAGAACTCGCTCGGGCCGGTCGATGCGGTCACCGGCGGCTCGCTCGGCGGCACGCGCAAGGCGATCTTCAACATGGAGTTCAGCACGCCGTTCCCCGGCGCGGGCAACGACCGGTCGCTCAGGCTCTACACCTTCCTCGATGCGGGCAACGTGTTCGCCGACCGCACGACGAGCATGACCGATGCGCAGTGGAAGGCGCAGAACCGCATCCGCGCCTCGGCGGGCCTGGGCATCAGCTGGATCTCGCCGCTGGGCCCGCTGCGGCTGGCGTATGCGGTGCCGCTGGCCTACCAGAAGGCGGACACCGCCAACGGCATCGCGGCGGACCGCACGCAGCGCTTCCAGTTCCAGATCGGAACTTCCTTTTGA
- a CDS encoding response regulator, whose translation MSRILMVEDGRDSASALLDHLYNAGHEVEHIGDGAAALDRILSSPPALTLLDVVLPQIDGLQVLQKVRSHSDHPIIMLTARTREVDRLRGLDLGADDYVCKPFSPREVVARVHTVLRRHAQRDGASATPSKSVSFRDGAHLEGHALDLTRRELLLLRTLSRDPGRVFTRSKLLEAAFPEALDVNERAVDGHIKNLRKKLTAAAPSHGWIRSIYGVGFSFAERPA comes from the coding sequence ATGAGCCGCATCCTGATGGTCGAAGACGGCCGCGACAGCGCCTCGGCGCTGCTGGACCATCTCTACAACGCCGGCCACGAGGTCGAGCACATCGGGGACGGCGCGGCGGCGCTGGACCGCATCCTGAGTTCGCCGCCGGCGCTCACGCTGCTGGACGTGGTGCTGCCGCAGATCGACGGCCTGCAGGTGCTGCAGAAGGTGCGCTCGCACAGCGACCATCCGATCATCATGCTCACGGCGCGCACGCGCGAGGTCGACCGTTTGCGCGGGCTCGACCTGGGCGCCGACGACTATGTCTGCAAGCCGTTCTCGCCGCGCGAGGTGGTGGCGCGCGTGCACACGGTGCTGCGCCGCCATGCACAGCGCGACGGCGCTTCTGCGACGCCGTCGAAGTCGGTGTCGTTCCGGGACGGCGCGCACCTGGAGGGGCACGCACTCGATCTCACGCGCCGCGAGCTCCTGCTGCTGCGCACGCTGTCGCGCGATCCGGGGCGAGTGTTCACGCGCTCGAAGCTGCTGGAGGCGGCGTTTCCCGAAGCGCTCGACGTGAACGAGCGCGCGGTCGACGGGCACATCAAGAACCTGCGCAAGAAGCTCACGGCCGCCGCGCCCTCGCACGGCTGGATTCGCTCGATCTACGGCGTGGGTTTCAGCTTCGCGGAACGGCCCGCCTGA